A single Sorex araneus isolate mSorAra2 chromosome 8, mSorAra2.pri, whole genome shotgun sequence DNA region contains:
- the CX3CL1 gene encoding fractalkine isoform X1, translated as MAPSPLSWLLRLAALCHLPALLAGQHLGVKKCSIICNRMTSEIPSELLIGYQRSQESCGKRAIILETKKHKLLCADPTERWVQRAMERLDHQAAALMPNGGTFQKQIGLGELGTTLAARGTPGSAAAEPKGPGDDRGQEGHVGASPPLPTRAADSWETRPPSAAQGPAGGAFAGPARTQLPGHAALTTTAASQPGPGVWAEGKASADTRSQAPPSQAPPTPTPATPAPPHPGPPHPGLPHPDPAHPDPRSPGHPHPDPRSPGHPHPDPRSPGPPHPDPRSPGHAHPEPLSPAPHDCPHSPRGQLRANRPDSGGSGPLAGRLPRAPGGGPHLGSPRRFPGARRHTPRLGGPHPRRVGPQPGARGLGQLGPQGRGARARHGGPPAAGRAHDARP; from the exons ATGGCCCCCTCGCCCCTCTCCTGGCTGCTCCGCCTGGCCGCCCTCTGCCATCTGCCTGCGCTGCTGGCCG GACAACATCTCGGAGTGAAGAAATGCAGCATCATATGCAACAGGATGACCTCGGAGATCCCCTCGGAGCTTCTGATTGGTTATCAGCGCAGCCAAGAATCCTGCGGCAAGCGAGCCATCAT CCTGGAGACCAAGAAGCACAAGCTCCTGTGCGCTGACCCCACCGAGAGATGGGTCCAGAGAGCCATGGAGCGCCTAGACCACCAGGCCGCCGCCCTCATGCCCAATGGCGGCACGTTCCAGAAGCAGATCGGCCTCGGGGAGCTGGGGACCACCCTGGCCGCCAGGGGCACGCCCGGGTCGGCAGCCGCAGAGCCCAAAGGCCCAGGGGATGACCGTGGCCAGGAGGGACACGTGGGCGCCTCCCCACCGCTGCCAACAAGAGCAGCTGATTCCTGGGAGACCAGGCCCCCCTCTGCGGCCCAGGGCCCGGCCGGAGGCGCGTTTGCTGGGCCTGCTAGAACCCAGCTTCCCGGCCACGCAGCCCTCACCACCACAGCCGCCTCCCAGCCAGGCCCCGGGGTCTGGGCTGAGGGCAAAGCCTCTGCGGACACCCGCTCCCAGGCCCCCCCCAGccaagccccccccaccccgacccccgccaccccggcccccccccacccaggccccccccacccaggcctcccccaccccgaccctgCCCACCCAGACCCCCGCTCCCCAGgccacccccacccagacccccgctccccaggccacccccacccagacccccgCTCCCCAGGACCTCCCCACCCAGACCCCCGCTCCCCAGGCCACGCCCACCCAgagcccctctccccagctccccacgaCTGCCCACACAGCCCCAGAGGACAGCTTCGGGCCAACCGGCCAGACAGCGGGGGCTCGGGACCCCTTGCCGGAAGGCTCCCTAGGGCCCCCGGAGGCGGGCCCCATCTCGGCTCACCCCGACGTTTTCCTGGGGCCCGGCGGCATACCCCACGTCTCGGCGGTCCCCATCCCCGCCGAGTGGGACCCCAGCCGGGAGCCCGTGGCCTCGGGCAGCTGGGCCCCCAAGGCAGAGGAGCCCGTGCACGCCACGGTGGACCCCCAGCGGCTGGGCGTGCTCATGACGCCCGTCCCTGA
- the CX3CL1 gene encoding fractalkine isoform X2: MAPSPLSWLLRLAALCHLPALLAGQHLGVKKCSIICNRMTSEIPSELLIGYQRSQESCGKRAIILETKKHKLLCADPTERWVQRAMERLDHQAAALMPNGGTFQKQIGLGELGTTLAARGTPGSAAAEPKGPGDDRGQEGHVGASPPLPTRAADSWETRPPSAAQGPAGGAFAGPARTQLPGHAALTTTAASQPGPGVWAEGKTPAPQATPTQSPSPQLPTTAHTAPEDSFGPTGQTAGARDPLPEGSLGPPEAGPISAHPDVFLGPGGIPHVSAVPIPAEWDPSREPVASGSWAPKAEEPVHATVDPQRLGVLMTPVPDSQVATRRQAVGLLAFLGLLFCVGVAMFAYQSLQGCPRKVAGDVVEGLRYVPRSCGSNSYVLVPV, translated from the exons ATGGCCCCCTCGCCCCTCTCCTGGCTGCTCCGCCTGGCCGCCCTCTGCCATCTGCCTGCGCTGCTGGCCG GACAACATCTCGGAGTGAAGAAATGCAGCATCATATGCAACAGGATGACCTCGGAGATCCCCTCGGAGCTTCTGATTGGTTATCAGCGCAGCCAAGAATCCTGCGGCAAGCGAGCCATCAT CCTGGAGACCAAGAAGCACAAGCTCCTGTGCGCTGACCCCACCGAGAGATGGGTCCAGAGAGCCATGGAGCGCCTAGACCACCAGGCCGCCGCCCTCATGCCCAATGGCGGCACGTTCCAGAAGCAGATCGGCCTCGGGGAGCTGGGGACCACCCTGGCCGCCAGGGGCACGCCCGGGTCGGCAGCCGCAGAGCCCAAAGGCCCAGGGGATGACCGTGGCCAGGAGGGACACGTGGGCGCCTCCCCACCGCTGCCAACAAGAGCAGCTGATTCCTGGGAGACCAGGCCCCCCTCTGCGGCCCAGGGCCCGGCCGGAGGCGCGTTTGCTGGGCCTGCTAGAACCCAGCTTCCCGGCCACGCAGCCCTCACCACCACAGCCGCCTCCCAGCCAGGCCCCGGGGTCTGGGCTGAGGGCAAA ACCCCCGCTCCCCAGGCCACGCCCACCCAgagcccctctccccagctccccacgaCTGCCCACACAGCCCCAGAGGACAGCTTCGGGCCAACCGGCCAGACAGCGGGGGCTCGGGACCCCTTGCCGGAAGGCTCCCTAGGGCCCCCGGAGGCGGGCCCCATCTCGGCTCACCCCGACGTTTTCCTGGGGCCCGGCGGCATACCCCACGTCTCGGCGGTCCCCATCCCCGCCGAGTGGGACCCCAGCCGGGAGCCCGTGGCCTCGGGCAGCTGGGCCCCCAAGGCAGAGGAGCCCGTGCACGCCACGGTGGACCCCCAGCGGCTGGGCGTGCTCATGACGCCCGTCCCTGACTCCCAGGTGGCCACCCGCAGGCAGGCCGTGGGGCTGCTGGCCTTCCTGGGCCTGCTCTTCTGCGTGGGCGTGGCCATGTTCGCCTACCAGAGCCTGCAGGGCTGCCCCCGCAAGGTGGCCGGGGACGTGGTGGAGGGGCTCCGCTACGTGCCGCGGAGCTGCGGCAGCAACTCCTACGTGCTGGTGCCCGTGTGA